From one Papio anubis isolate 15944 chromosome 12, Panubis1.0, whole genome shotgun sequence genomic stretch:
- the NXF1 gene encoding nuclear RNA export factor 1 gives MADEGKSYSEHDDERVNFPQRKKKGRGPFRWKYGEGNRRSGRGGSGIRSSRLEEDDGDVAMSDAQDGPRVRYNPYTTRPNRRGDTWHDRDRIHVTVRRDRAPPERGGAGTSQDGTSKNWFKITIPYGRKYDKAWLLSMIQSKCSVPFTPIEFHYENTRAQFFVEDASTASALKAVNYKILDRENRRISIIINSSAPPHTILNELKPEQVEQLKLIMSKRYDGSQQALDLKGLRSDPDLVAQNIDVVLNRRSCMAATLRIIEENIPELLSLNLSNNRLYRLDDMSSIVQKAPNLKILNLSGNELKSERELDKIKGLKLEELWLDGNSLCDTFRDQSTYISAIRERFPKLLRLDGHELPPPIAFDVEAPTTLPPCKGSYFGTENLKSLVLHFLQQYYAIYDSGDRQGLLDAYHDGACCSLSIPFIPQNPARSSLAEYFKDSRNVKKLKDPTLRFRLLKHTRLNVVAFLNELPKTQHDVNSFVVDISAQTSTLLCFSVNGVFKEVDGKSRDSLRAFTRTFIAVPASNSGLCIVNDELFVRNASSEEIQRAFAMPAPTPSSSPVPTLSPEQQEMLQAFSTQSGMNLEWSQKCLQDNNWDYTRSAQAFTHLKAKGEIPEVAFMK, from the exons ATGGCGGACGAGGGGAAGTCGTACAGCG AACACGATGATGAACGCGTTAATTtccctcaaagaaagaaaaaaggccgggGTCCCTTCCGGTGGAAATATGGTGAAGGAAACCGTAGGTCTGGAAGAGGCGGTTCTGGTATTCGGTCTTCCCGCCTGGAGGAAGATGATGGAGATGTGGCAATGAGTGATGCCCAGGATGGTCCCCGAGTACGATA CAACCCCTATACCACCCGACCTAACCGTCGTGGTGATACTTGGCATGATCGAGATCGCATTCATGTTACTGTGCGGAGAGACAGAGCTCCTCCAGAGAGGGGAGGGGCTGGCACCAGCCAGGATGGGACCTCAAAGAACTggttcaagattaca ATTCCTTATGGCAGAAAGTATGACAAGGCATGGCTCCTGAGCATGATTCAGAGCAAGTGCAGTGTGCCCTTCACCCCTATTGAG TTTCACTATGAGAATACACGGGCCCAGTTCTTCGTTGAGGACGCCAGCACTGCCTCTGCATTGAAGGCTGTCAACTATAAGATTTTGGATCGGGAGAACCGAAGG ATATCTATCATCATCAACTCTTCTGCTCCGCCCCACACTATACTGAATGAACTGAAGCCAGAACAAGTAGAACAGCTAAAG CTGATCATGAGCAAACGATACGATGGCTCCCAGCAAGCCCTTGACCTCAAGGGCCTCCGTTCAGACCCAG ATTTGGTGGCCCAGAACATTGACGTTGTCCTGAATCGCAGAAGCTGTATGGCAGCTACCCTGAGGATCATTGAAGAGAACATCCCTGAG CTATTGTCCTTGAACTTGAGCAACAACAGGCTATACAGGCTGGATGACATGTCTAGCATTGTTCAGAAGGCGCCCAACCTGAAGATCCTAAACCTTTCTGGAAATGAA TTGAAGTCTGAGCGGGAGTTGGACAAGATAAAGGGGCTGAAACTAGAAGAGCTCTGGCTCGACGGAAACTCCTTGTGTGACACCTTCCGAGACCAGTCCACCTACATCAG CGCCATTCGCGAACGATTTCCCAAGTTATTACGCCTG GATGGCCATGAGCTACCCCCGCCAATTGCCTTTGATGTTGAAGCCCCCACGACGTTACCGCCCTGCAAG GGAAGCTATTTTGGAACAGAAAACTTGAAGAGTCTGGTCCTGCACTTCCTACAACA GTACTATGCAATTTATGACTCTGGAGACCGGCAAGGGCTCCTGGATGCCTACCATGATGGGGCCTGCTGTTCCCTGAGCATTCCTTTCATTCCTCAGAACCCTGCCCG AAGCAGCTTGGCTGAGTATTTCAAGGATAGCAGAAATGTGAAGAAGCTTAAAGACCCTA CGTTGCGGTTCCGGCTGCTGAAGCACACGCGTCTCAACGTTGTTGCCTTCCTCAACGAGTTGCCCAAAACCCAGCATGACGTCAATTCCTTCGTGGTAGACATAAGCGCCCAGACA AGTACACTGCTGTGTTTTTCTGTCAATGGAGTCTTCAAGGAAG TGGACGGAAAGTCCCGGGATTCTTTGCGAGCCTTCACGCGGACGTTCATTGCTGTTCCTGCTAGCAATTCAGG GCTATGTATTGTAAACGACGAGCTATTTGTGCGGAATGCCAGTTCTGAAGAGATCCAAAGAGCCTTCGCTATGCCTGCACCCACGCCTTCCTCCAGCCCAGTGCCCACCCTCTCTCCAGAGCAGCAGGAAATGTTGCAGGCATTCTCTACACAGTCTGGCATGAACCTCGAGTGGTCCCAGAA GTGCCTTCAGGACAACAACTGGGACTACACCAGATCTGCCCAGGCCTTCACTCATCTCAAG